In one window of Camelina sativa cultivar DH55 unplaced genomic scaffold, Cs unpScaffold00665, whole genome shotgun sequence DNA:
- the LOC104773829 gene encoding ammonium transporter 1 member 2-like: MSFSTDTQTSNLNTSAAAMAAASLLCSHISTISKKLSDTTFAVDASYLIFSAYIVFTMQLGFALLSTGSVRAKNAINTLFTSIIDAASGAISYYLFGFALAFGTPSNGFIGGNQNFFGLSSFPEDYRYDYGFFVFQWTFAITVSGITNGSMAERTKFVGYLLYSPYLIGLVYPTISHWFWSNDGWASPTRSDKKLLLGPGTIDFSGSGVVHLVGGIAGFWGSYIVGPRIGRFNGSGQCLAIHGHNASLVVLGTFLLWFGWYGFNAGSFLTILKSYDQSRPYYGQWSAIGRTAVTTTLAGSSATLTTLFCKRLLVGHWNIFHVCSGLLSGLVAITSGCAIVEPWAAILCGFVASLTLIGLEELAKKHRYDDPLLAAQLHGGCGGWGLIFTGLFANEEYVNEVYPLEGGRPYGLFLGGGSKLLVAQIIGILAIVGWVTLTMGPLFYWLHKTNLLRISEEEEVEGIDKTCHGGVAYKLEMD, from the coding sequence ATGTCTTTTTCCACTGACACACAAACCTCTAACTTGAATACTTCGGCAGCTGCCATGGCTGCCGCATCCCTCCTCTGTTCTCACATCTCTACTATATCTAAAAAATTGTCTGACACAACCTTTGCTGTCGACGCATCATATCTTATTTTCTCTGCCTACATTGTTTTTACCATGCAGCTAGGCTTTGCCTTGCTAAGCACTGGTTCTGTACGGGCAAAAAATGCCATAAACACCTTGTTTACAAGTATCATTGATGCTGCCTCAGGTGCCATCTCATACTATCTGTTTGGGTTTGCTCTTGCCTTTGGTACACCTTCTAACGGTTTCATTGGTGGAAATCAAAACTTCTTTGGCTTAAGCTCTTTTCCAGAAGACTATCGCTATGACtatggattttttgttttccaatggACTTTCGCCATCACAGTCTCTGGTATAACAAATGGATCTATGGCAGAGCGCACAAAGTTTGTTGGTTACCTTCTATACTCCCCTTATCTAATTGGTCTTGTCTATCCAACAATCTCCCACTGGTTCTGGTCGAATGATGGATGGGCTAGTCCAACACGGTCTGATAAGAAACTACTGTTAGGCCCTGGCACAATTGATTTTTCCGGTTCGGGAGTTGTTCACTTGGTGGGTGGAATAGCTGGTTTTTGGGGATCCTACATTGTAGGACCAAGAATTGGCCGATTCAACGGATCAGGTCAATGCCTAGCAATCCATGGCCATAATGCATCTCTTGTAGTGCTTGGTACCTTCTTGTTGTGGTTCGGATGGTATGGGTTTAATGCTGGTTCATTCCTCACGATTTTGAAAAGTTACGACCAATCTCGTCCCTACTACGGCCAATGGAGTGCGATAGGAAGAACTGCTGTCACCACGACGCTAGCTGGAAGCTCGGCGACATTAACCACCTTGTTTTGTAAGCGTCTTCTTGTTGGTCACTGGAATATTTTCCATGTTTGTAGCGGGTTACTCAGTGGCCTTGTTGCCATAACATCGGGTTGCGCAATTGTAGAACCTTGGGCCGCAATCCTTTGTGGTTTTGTGGCGTCTTTAACTCTGATCGGGCTAGAGGAGCTGGCTAAAAAACATAGATACGATGATCCACTGCTGGCTGCACAGCTACACGGCGGCTGCGGTGGTTGGGGATTAATCTTTACAGGACTGTTCGCCAATGAAGAGTATGTTAACGAAGTGTACCCTCTAGAAGGTGGTAGGCCGTATGGTCTCTTTTTGGGAGGTGGATCAAAGCTACTTGTAGCACAGATCATTGGGATACTTGCGATCGTCGGTTGGGTGACCTTAACGATGGGACCATTGTTTTATTGGTTACATAAGACCAATCTTCTGAGAATTTCCGAGGAGGAAGAGGTGGAGGGAATTGATAAAACATGTCACGGTGGGGTCGCATACAAACTGGAAATGGACTAG